From Passer domesticus isolate bPasDom1 chromosome 20, bPasDom1.hap1, whole genome shotgun sequence, one genomic window encodes:
- the CBX4 gene encoding E3 SUMO-protein ligase CBX4, translating into MELPAVGEHVFAVESIEKKRIRKGRVEYLVKWRGWSPKYNTWEPEENILDPRLLIAFQNRERQEQLMGYRKRGPKPKPLVVQLPSFARRSNILTGLQDPAVDTRPKLDLGSSGKSQQHQYELNSKKHHQYQPNGKESSMKHQSHSKGKYYYQLNSKKHHHYQPDPKMYEPHYQPSSKEPQGQACLDNNKAPLVAHPDKWAHGPAKNLLGPVKSLTAESKNGAEKNLSSGTGPPPRDRVTSNGLGGKMKIVKNKNKNGRIVIVMSKYMENGMQAVKIKSGEPPRKRAAEERTPKKGGEEKVEAWRKPGEDRVVGSNALSKAEGESRQPPAELEEGPQKTPLAKELPLPPAEQPLQLTTKPDLVPWSLSPVCEHSPSSMGLNLSSASSRKRCLSEPHAEREPGKKRLTSRSISAPTCLSPPGPERPEPPAQPEVILLDSDLDEPIDLRCVKPRAEGELALAQVKPELPPPPVAETAAPEPPQPQEAAEEEEEEEAESLQEFKPFFGNIIITDVTANCLTVTFKEYVTV; encoded by the exons ATGGAGCTGCCGGCGGTGGGCGAGCACGTCTTCGCGGTGGAGAGCATCGAGAAGAAGCGGATCCGAAAG GGCAGAGTCGAGTACCTGGTGAAATGGAGGGGATGGTCGCCCAA ATATAACACGTGGGAGCCGGAGGAGAACATCCTGGACCCCCGGCTGCTCATCGCCTTCCAGAACAG GGAGCGGCAGGAGCAGCTGATGGGATACCGCAAGCGGGGGCCCAAGCCGAAGCCGCTGGTCGTGCAG CTTCCGTCCTTCGCCCGCCGCTCGAACATCCTCACGGGGCTGCAGGACCCGGCCGTGGACACCAGGCCCAAGCTGGACCTCGGCTCCTCTGGCaagagccagcagcaccagtATGAACTCAACAGCAAGAAGCACCACCAGTACCAGCCCAACGGCAAGGAGAGCAGCATGAAGCACCAGTCCCACAGCAAAGGGAAGTATTACTACCAGCTGAACAGCAAGAAGCACCACCACTACCAGCCCGACCCCAAGATGTACGAGCCCCATTACCAGCCCAGCAGCAAAGAGCCGCAGGGCCAGGCCTGCTTGGACAATAACAAGGCCCCCCTGGTCGCCCACCCAGACAAGTGGGCTCACGGCCCAGCCAAAAACTTGCTGGGCCCAGTCAAGAGCCTCACAGCAGAGAGCAAAAATGGGGCTGAGAAGAACCTGTCCAGTGGTACTGGGCCGCCCCCCCGGGACAGGGTGACCAGCAATGGCCTTGGGGGCAAGATGAAGATCGTCAAGAACAAAAACAAGAACGGGCGCATTGTGATTGTGATGAGCAAGTACATGGAGAACGGCATGCAGGCGGTGAAGATCAAGTCTGGGGAGCCTCCCCGGAAGCGGGCTGCGGAGGAGAGGACTCCTAAgaaaggtggggaggagaaggtGGAGGCTTGGAGGAAGCCAGGGGAGGACAGGGTGGTGGGCAGCAATGCCCTGAGTAAAGCGGAGGGCGAGAGCCGGCAGCCCCCTGCGGAGCTGGAGGAAGGTCCCCAAAAGACTCCCTTGGCCAAGGAGCTGCCCCTTCCTCCAGCGGAGCAGCCCTTGCAGCTCACTACCAAGCCGGACCTCGTGCCCTGGTCGCTGAGTCCCGTCTGCGAGCACAGCCCTTCCTCCATGGGACTGAACCTGTCCAGCGCCAGCTCGCGGAAGCGCTGCCTGTCGGAGCCGCACGCCGAGCGCGAGCCGGGCAAGAAGCGCCTGACCTCCCGCAGCATCAGTGCCCCCACCTGCCTCAGCCCCCCGGGCCCCGAGCGGCCGGAGCCGCCCGCCCAGCCCGAGGTCATCCTGCTGGACTCGGACCTGGACGAGCCCATAGACTTGCGCTGCGTGAAGCCGCGGGCGGAGGGCGAGCTGGCCCTGGCGCAGGTGAAGCCGgagctgccgccgccgccggtgGCTGAGACAGCGGCCCCGGAGCCTCCGCAGCCccaggaggccgcagaggaggaggaagaggaggaggccGAGTCCCTGCAGGAGTTCAAGCCCTTCTTTGGGAATATAATTATCACAGATGTGACCGCAAACTGCCTGACTGTGACCTTCAAGGAGTACGTGACGGTGTGA
- the LOC135284463 gene encoding basic proline-rich protein-like, producing MYQFMNCCCLSKAPEGCSEPGGTDPGQRGAPWGPSPAKEPLRARCRSSSAPPLPEKVPGNPVGIDRPVRRPAGTPRDGRARGDTGEGGMETPRQPQERPRCQRARRLRFLRGAGPGTQPGTCEDRAPGRVEGSSPPRVSPQACPGLRCPGRSRSGGGRRLPLRHGHASRSGAGSGGAAPLAAADTRVLPTDEQGAPGSPSGPAALRGFRHRAGKAPPPAPGRARRRHRRLSPGRAPHGRRDAPGSAAGAPPAGSGPTAGGGGSGRAGGGRRSPPGPGHLATWRGVEPSGAHPPLGPSARALSPRAAGRAPAPRAVPPPAAPWGRAESRVGREPGCPRPPPRAAVPGPRPPPPRLAPRQGCANPPAPPLTGSRAREAPPP from the exons ATGTATCAGTTCAtgaactgctgctgcctgagcaAG GCCCCCGAGGGCTGCAGCGAGCCGGGCGGCACCGACCCGGGGCAACGAGGAGCGCCCTGGGGGCCGAGCCCGGCAAAGGAGCCGCTGCGGGCCCGGTGCCGCTCGAgctcggccccgccgctcccggagAAAGTTCCCGGGAACCCCGTGGGGATCGACCGCCCCGTCCGACGGCCGGCGGGGACACCGCGGGACGGCAGAGCccgcggggacacgggggaggGTGGCATGGAGACCCCACGGCAGCCCCAGGAACGGCCCCGCTGTCAGCGGGCGCGGAGGCTCCGGTTCCTGCGGGGCGCCGGCCCCGGGACACAGCCGGGCACCTGCGAGGACCGAGCCCCGGGAAGGGTCGAGGGCTCCTCGCCGCCCCGGGTATCACCCCAGGCGTGCCCGGGGCTGCGGTGCCCGGGGCGCTCCCGCAGCGGCGGCGGGAG GCGCCTCCCGCTGCGGCACGGCCACGCTTCCCGGAGCggcgcggggagcggcggggcggccccgctgGCAGCCGCGGACACGCGTGTGCTCCCCACTGACGAGCAGGGAGCACCGGGCTCCCcgagcggccccgccgccctgCGCGGCTTCCGGCACCGGGCGGGGAAAGCGCCGCCAcctgccccgggccgggcccgccgccgccaccgccggCTGTCCCCGGGCCGGGCGCCCCACGGCCGCAGGGACGCGCCGGGCAGCGCGGCCGGGGCTCCCCCGGCGGGGTCGGGCCCcacggcgggcggcggcggctcggGCCGTGCCGGGGGTGGGCGCCGCAGCCCCCCGGGCCCGGGGCACCTCGCGACGTGGCGCGGCGTGGAGCCCTCCGGAGCGCATCCTCCGCTCGGACCCTCGGCCCGAGCCCTCTCCCCCCGGGCCGCGGGTCGCGCACCTGCCCCGCGGGCCGTGCCGCCCCCGGCAGCCCCGTGGGGCCGTGCTGAGTCACGCGTGGGGCGGGAGCCGGGCTGCCCGCGCCCCCCTCCCCGCGCCGCCGtgcccggcccccgcccgccccctccccgcctcGCTCCCCGGCAGGGCTGCGCCAatcccccggccccgccgctgaCGGGCAGCCGGGCCCGGGAGGCGCCGCCTCCCTGA
- the LOC135284462 gene encoding collagen, type I, alpha 1b-like: MPGSGFPGAGGLRRHRDRRGGGRARPRPHRGPAPGPSNGPGGERPRAPPPPPAGTPRTPSGDPRSTGPSRRDPPAVRPPRRPAAPSRPGDPHPPSRHGSSVDTDGSREPTALPKCGGSTGPVSPQRGARRKPTVPAPLAAEPPEGPRAKTAAGRGGPVAPRSGTVRGQGGNGPRRCTGWGDPDLRHKNGGRPAGQRCQARRSQKAAAPFAPSAARPRLPRTRAPPVMRTRGAAKRPAATVRTGRGGRFSRSPVGKGPPHVGSHNPVFGTCPHPTDTRENHRRGGSLRQRRRQPRTHACPLLPCGQAAGGRRRDGRGAATRCGDTGSSFRCGFAAEPMRGQVVAARKTGRCQSGFGAGAPPPCGAAGDDRPPLRRAPRGSESPLLRRAPGGGCGHVHGGTGRARSGQAAPVPQRAAADTEREPWERAPVVPGRTPPATRVAVPSHPRRAAPGSGAGPGTRGHRRHLPTGIASLPFAPAAPEGRGCPRPCGTLSRGAGTASRAAGPRRRMPQSGPRLPDEPGTRGRSPPSAHPTGSASVLTAEGTVPSGRVRAGAVPPGTAPFSLARWRSRLPAGPAQAPSRETRGDSGWPTRGRAPRRGLRHGQTAVEGGRGTEGGGRDEPQDSTGGAGTGGRDSERPDGGGPGPSTRAGLTGAGLTPTTEPRRWVHVPVPRLHSRLGGGGRMWHYAGDPGAAGRMPRATGSGARRGRLCVPISSSLSPLTPLRSPAANSAAESQAGWGSPLGSSSPRLPSDARNRSTGAARGSSRYRRLFHVKAGSPVPHTEQYRRPTLPSVPGTRGEPPPAGVQSLTLSLCLSLSKCHGSLWHREGGVHHKGHFQGVATALPSSGAEGCPPPCRSPRSLARIAARFPACRPGMSPFRMAQPTPAARRGHFSPHSPPPLPQPRSPPPAASSLSAAAADSSRPGPGVTMPTRPAGRGSAERPPEQPGATPR, encoded by the exons ATGCCCGGCAGCGGCTTCCCCGGGGCGGGCGGGCTCCGGCGGCACCGGgaccggcggggcggggggcgcgcccggccccgcccacaccgaggccccgcccccggcccaAG CAACGGCCCGGGGGGGGagcggccccgcgccccccccccgcccccggccgggACCCCGCGGACACCGAGCGGGGACCCCCGCTCCACGGGACCCTCCCGGCGGGACCCGCCTGCCGTGCGCCCCCcacgccgccccgccgccccttCCCGGCCCGGGGATCCCCACCCGCCATCTCGCCACGGGTCTTCCGTGGACACCGACGGCAGTCGGGAGCCCACGGCGCTCCCGAAGTGCGGCGGGAGCACCGGTCCTGTGTCTCCGCAACGCGGGGCACGGAGGAAGCCGACCGTGCCTGCCCCACTGGCGGCAGAGCCCCCGGAGGGACCGCGGGCTAAGACAGCCGCGGGACGGGGCGGTCCCGTTGCTCCGCGGAGCGGGACCGTGCGGGGGCAAGGGGGGAACGGGCCCCGGCGCTGCACGGGCTGGGGTGACCCGGATCTGAGGCACAAAAATGGGGGGCGGCCGgcggggcagcgctgccaggcgAGGCGTTCACAGAAGGCAGCGGCGCCCTTTGCACCGagcgcggcgcggccgcggctCCCGCGCACGCGGGCGCCTCCCGTGATGCGCACCCGCGGCGCGGCAAAGCGTCCGGCCGCCACGGTGCGCACCGGCCGCGGGGGACGCTTTTCCCGCTCTCCGGTGGGGAAAGGACCACCCCATGTCGGCTCCCACAATCCCGTTTTCGGGACGTGCCCTCACCCCACAGACACCCGCGAAAACCACCGGCGGGGAGGGAGCCTCCGGCAGCGCAGGCGACAGCCGCGCACCCACGCGTGTCCGCTCTTGCCCTGCGGGCAGGCTGCGGGGGGCCGCCGCCGTgacgggcggggggcggcgacACGGTGCGGCGACACCGGGTCGAGTTTTCGTTGCGGCTTCGCCGCGGAGCCGATGCGTGGCCAAGTCGTGGCCGCACG CAAAACCGGGCGCTGCCAGAGCGGCTTCGGGGCTGGTGCTCCTCCGCCGTGTGGGGCTGCGGGAGATGACCGGCCGCCCCTCCGCCGCGCCCCCCGGGGCTCGGAGTCTCCGCTGCTTCGGCGGGCAccgggcgggggctgcgggcacgTGCACGGCGGTACGGGCCGGGCGCGCTCGGGGCAGGCTGCCCCGGTCCCCCAGCGCGCCGCAG CAGACACAGAGCGGGAGCCTTGGGAACGGGCCCCCGTTGTGCCGGGGCGGACGCCCCCCGCGACCCGTGTCGCCGTTCCCTCCCACCCCCGGCGCGCCGCACCCGGCAGCGGGGCTGGTCCCGGGACGCGCGGCCACCGCCGGCACCTTCCCACCGGGATCGCCTCGCTCCCCTTCGCGCCCGCAGCACCCGAGGGTCGTGGCTGCCCGCGTCCATGCGGGACCCTGTCACGCGGGGCTGGCACCGCGTCCCGGGCCGCTGGCCCCAGGAGGAGGATGCCGCAGAGCGGTCCCCGGCTTCCCGATGAACCGGGGACGCGGGGCCGGTCACCGCCTTCCGCCCACCCCACGGGCAGCGCAAGTGTCCTGACGGCCGAGGGGACAGTCCCATCGGGGAGGGTCCGTGCCGGGGCCGTGCCGCCCGGCACAGCACCCTTCAGCCTCGCCCGGTGGCGGTCCCGGCTCCCCGCGGGACCAGCGCAGGCTCCCTCGCGGGAAACCCGTGGGGACAGTGGTTGGCCCACGCGAGGCCGGGCACCCCGTCGGGGTTTACGGCATGGCCAGACCGCCGTGGAGGGTGGCAGGGGAACGGAGGGAGGTGGCCGGGACGAACCGCAGGACAGCACTGGCGGCGCGGGGACGGGCGGGCGGGACAGCGAACGCCCCGACGGGGGCGGCCCCGGTCCCTCCACCCGCGCGGGACTGACGGGCGCCGGGCTGACACCAACCACGGAACCCCGCCGCTGGGTGCACGTCCCTGTCCCACGGCTGCACTCCCGGCTCGGGGGAGGCGGTCGGATGTGGCACTACGCGGGGGACCCCGGCGCGGCGGGACGGATGCCCCGTGCGACCGGGagcggagcgcggcggggccg TCTCTGTGtccccatctcctcctccctgtcccCGCTGACCCCTCTGCGCAGTCCAGCAGCAAACAGCGCTGCGGAATCCCAGGCGGGGTGGGGATCCCCCCTCGGCTCCTCTTCCCCGCGGCTGCCGTCAGACGCTCGGAATCGCAGCACCGGGGCCGCTCGTGGGAGCAGCCG CTACCGGAGGCTGTTCCACGTGAAAGCGGGCTCACCAGTGCCACACACCGAGCAGTACCGCCGCCCCACTCTGCCTTCGGTCCCCGGCACACGCGGGGAGCCCCCACCGGCGGGGGTGCAGTCCCtgaccctgtccctgtgcctgtccctgtccaaGTGCCACGGCTCCCTCTGGCACCGAGAGGGCGGCG TCCACCACAAAGGGCATTTTCAGGGGGTCGCGACCGCTCTCCCCAGCTCCGGAGCCGAGGGCTGCCCGCCCCCCTGCCGCTCCCCGCGTTCCCTGGCGCGGATTGCCGCCCGTTTCCCGGCGTGCCGCCCGGGGATGAGCCCTTTCCGCATGGCACAGCCCACGCCCGCAGCCCGCCGTGGCCATTTTAGCCCGCACTCGCCCCCGCCGCTGCCGCAGCCCCGCTCGCCGCCCCCCGCCGCTTCCTCGCTGTCTGCGGCGGCTGCGGACAGCTcccgccccgggcccggcgTGACGATGCCCACGCGGCCGGCGGGACGCGGCTCCGCGGAGCGTCCCCCGGAGCAGCCCGGTGCCACCCCGCGCTGA